One Pseudonocardia sediminis DNA window includes the following coding sequences:
- a CDS encoding peptidylprolyl isomerase translates to MVSVTEPGNAKTTATLRTSEGDIRINLFPDHAPKTVANFVGLADGSKDYKGPNASGGDSGPFYDSSIFHRVISGFMIQGGDPTGTGRGGPGYQFADEFHPELKFDRPYLLAMANAGPGTNGSQFFITLGPTPHLNRKHTIFGEVADAESRAVVDQIGGTTTGQADRPLTDQVIQHIDVEQN, encoded by the coding sequence ATGGTATCCGTGACCGAACCAGGAAACGCGAAGACGACCGCCACCCTGCGCACCTCCGAAGGGGACATCCGGATCAACCTGTTCCCGGACCACGCACCGAAGACGGTTGCGAACTTCGTCGGCCTCGCGGACGGGTCCAAGGACTACAAGGGCCCCAACGCCAGCGGCGGCGACTCCGGCCCGTTCTACGACAGCTCGATCTTCCACCGTGTGATCAGCGGGTTCATGATCCAGGGCGGGGACCCGACCGGCACCGGGCGCGGTGGCCCCGGCTACCAGTTCGCCGACGAGTTCCACCCCGAGCTCAAGTTCGACCGCCCGTACCTGCTCGCGATGGCGAACGCCGGGCCCGGCACGAACGGCTCGCAGTTCTTCATCACCCTCGGCCCGACCCCGCACCTCAACCGCAAGCACACCATCTTCGGTGAGGTCGCCGACGCCGAGTCGCGCGCCGTCGTGGACCAGATCGGGGGCACGACCACCGGCCAGGCGGACCGCCCGCTGACCGACCAGGTCATCCAGCACATCGACGTCGAGCAGAACTGA
- a CDS encoding rhomboid family intramembrane serine protease — translation MTGPAGPPGQVPPGPYPPPDAGAMVCARHPDRPTRLQCTRCGRPACPDCLRDASVGQHCVDCVSQAAASTPRWRTVAGASRPGKPVMVPILIGINVAIFALTVVAAGSISDNYASVLFRETSLVPVDVAGGEWWRLVTSGFLHFGLLHLAFNMFAMWVIGREVETVLGRWRLLAVYLVSLLGGSAAVMLFSNAGTQTAGASGAVFGLMGALAVLLYRLKLPAGQAIGVIAINVVLSFAIPGISITAHLGGLVVGAATTAALVYLPNRQNRSVQVAAVAGIAVVVLLAIGVSLTL, via the coding sequence ATGACCGGCCCCGCCGGTCCGCCGGGCCAGGTACCGCCCGGCCCGTACCCACCCCCCGACGCGGGGGCGATGGTCTGTGCCCGGCACCCCGACCGCCCGACCCGGCTGCAGTGCACCCGGTGCGGGCGTCCGGCGTGTCCGGACTGCCTGCGCGACGCCTCCGTCGGCCAGCACTGCGTGGACTGCGTCTCGCAGGCCGCGGCGTCGACCCCGCGCTGGCGCACCGTCGCCGGCGCGAGCCGGCCCGGCAAGCCGGTGATGGTCCCGATCCTGATCGGGATCAACGTCGCGATCTTCGCTCTCACCGTGGTCGCGGCCGGGAGCATCTCGGACAACTACGCCTCGGTGCTGTTCCGGGAGACCTCGCTGGTGCCCGTGGACGTCGCGGGCGGCGAGTGGTGGCGGCTCGTCACGTCGGGGTTCCTGCACTTCGGCCTGCTGCACCTGGCGTTCAACATGTTCGCGATGTGGGTCATCGGCCGTGAGGTCGAGACCGTGCTGGGCCGCTGGCGGCTGCTCGCCGTGTACCTGGTGTCGCTGCTCGGCGGTTCCGCCGCGGTGATGCTGTTCTCGAACGCGGGGACCCAGACCGCGGGCGCCTCCGGGGCCGTGTTCGGCCTGATGGGCGCCCTCGCCGTGCTGCTCTACCGGCTGAAGCTGCCGGCCGGGCAGGCGATCGGCGTCATCGCGATCAACGTCGTGCTCAGCTTCGCGATCCCCGGGATCTCGATCACCGCGCACCTGGGCGGGCTCGTCGTGGGTGCCGCGACGACCGCGGCGCTGGTCTACCTGCCGAACCGGCAGAACCGTTCGGTGCAGGTCGCGGCCGTCGCCGGGATCGCCGTGGTGGTCCTGCTCGCGATCGGCGTCAGCCTGACCCTGTGA
- a CDS encoding PH domain-containing protein, giving the protein MGDHDRAVSWSTPTGLVVMAWVLAGAAAVWLVLLLLTGSDRPGQLIAAVAAAGLGTAAASGTKARPRLAAGPDGLVVRRLSWTLDVGWGRVDNVRVLRQRRFGRESSLLELELREPDGAERLVILGRLELGEDPEEVAEVLETYRTPR; this is encoded by the coding sequence ATGGGTGATCATGATCGGGCCGTCTCGTGGTCCACGCCGACCGGTCTGGTCGTGATGGCGTGGGTGCTGGCAGGGGCCGCCGCCGTGTGGCTCGTGCTGCTCCTGCTGACCGGTTCCGACCGTCCGGGGCAGCTGATCGCGGCCGTCGCGGCGGCCGGCCTCGGGACCGCGGCCGCCTCCGGGACGAAGGCCCGCCCGCGCCTGGCCGCCGGCCCGGACGGTCTCGTCGTGCGCCGGCTGAGCTGGACCCTGGACGTCGGGTGGGGGCGGGTCGACAACGTGCGCGTGCTGCGCCAGCGCCGTTTCGGGCGCGAGTCGTCGCTGCTGGAGCTCGAGCTCCGCGAGCCCGACGGCGCCGAGCGCCTGGTGATCCTCGGCCGCCTGGAGCTGGGCGAGGACCCCGAGGAGGTCGCCGAGGTCCTGGAGACGTACCGGACCCCGCGCTGA